Proteins encoded within one genomic window of Alteribacter populi:
- a CDS encoding alpha/beta hydrolase, with translation MRWAKRIFQNLVLLGSVTFAIVLISIAVAVYLWQSTDAGRLPAKTAVVLHAINNNLVSLDIDVSPPRIVSGGGAENPLLREDIYVPVQGEVQIPVRMYRPQGDGPYPIIMYYHGGAFLEGYGSIETHDNIVRAIAARTQSIVLSVGYRVAPEHIFPAAVEDSYAALQWAERNATTFNGNPETISVAGDSAGGNVATVMTLMSRDRGGPEITSQVLFYPLTTFQDVEMASRDLYDSGYYLLSRQVMYRARDLYAPEEMMWSNPYTSPLHAEDLSELPPTLIITAEFDPLRDEGEAYAERLAEFDVHVRATRYRGVMHGFVSFYEVMQSGRYGLQEASSYLRQAHRGALQESPYQLQVRQAPQGMDRVREQAEAFAIAAYLLGRAGANLLD, from the coding sequence ATGCGGTGGGCCAAGCGTATTTTTCAAAACTTAGTGCTTCTCGGCTCAGTAACCTTTGCTATAGTGTTAATTTCGATAGCAGTGGCTGTTTATTTATGGCAGTCTACAGATGCAGGACGACTTCCAGCTAAAACAGCTGTAGTATTACATGCGATCAATAATAATCTTGTATCACTGGATATTGATGTTTCTCCACCTCGAATAGTGAGTGGTGGAGGAGCAGAAAACCCTTTATTAAGAGAAGATATTTATGTACCTGTTCAAGGTGAAGTGCAAATACCAGTCCGTATGTATCGTCCACAAGGGGATGGTCCGTACCCGATCATTATGTATTATCATGGAGGTGCTTTTCTCGAAGGGTATGGAAGTATTGAGACTCACGATAATATCGTTCGCGCTATAGCAGCTCGTACACAAAGCATTGTTTTATCTGTTGGCTATCGCGTCGCGCCAGAACATATATTTCCTGCTGCTGTAGAAGATAGTTACGCCGCTTTGCAGTGGGCCGAAAGAAACGCAACAACATTTAATGGAAATCCAGAGACGATTAGTGTTGCAGGAGACAGCGCAGGAGGAAATGTTGCTACTGTAATGACGCTTATGTCACGGGATAGAGGGGGACCTGAAATAACTTCACAAGTTCTATTTTATCCATTGACAACTTTTCAAGATGTAGAAATGGCATCAAGGGACCTTTATGACAGTGGATATTATTTACTTTCAAGACAAGTCATGTACAGAGCAAGGGATCTATACGCTCCTGAAGAAATGATGTGGTCTAATCCTTATACATCTCCATTGCATGCTGAAGATTTATCTGAGTTACCACCTACCTTAATCATTACCGCTGAATTCGATCCACTTAGAGACGAAGGAGAAGCTTATGCAGAGCGTCTTGCAGAATTTGATGTACATGTCAGAGCAACCCGCTATCGAGGTGTCATGCATGGATTTGTCTCATTTTACGAAGTAATGCAAAGTGGCAGGTATGGACTCCAGGAAGCTTCAAGCTATCTAAGGCAGGCTCATCGAGGAGCCCTTCAGGAAAGTCCTTATCAACTACAGGTTCGCCAAGCACCGCAAGGTATGGACCGCGTGAGAGAGCAAGCAGAAGCTTTTGCAATCGCAGCTTATTTACTTGGGAGAGCAGGTGCTAACTTACTCGATTAG
- a CDS encoding DUF4397 domain-containing protein — protein sequence MKKWFLLCLTFLISLLGVANTSTYAETEGNEAFIRAIHASPDAPAVDIYITKDKVLENVSFKDVSNYLPLKAGSYNIQIFQEGANANNEKPVIEKSIDVQAGQSYTLAGIGTLNQLDLVVTGDQLQPVEEKAKVRVANLSPDAPSVDIVAVPNTILFENVSFPQVSDYLEVDPGEASIEVRPTGRTGSVYKIPNLELEEGGVYTAIAVGLVEGESALDFILVKDQVR from the coding sequence ATGAAAAAATGGTTCCTTTTATGCTTAACATTTCTTATTAGTTTACTGGGTGTAGCAAATACTTCCACGTATGCAGAAACAGAGGGGAACGAAGCTTTCATTCGGGCCATTCATGCTTCACCTGATGCTCCCGCTGTTGACATATACATTACTAAAGACAAAGTGTTAGAGAACGTTTCTTTTAAAGATGTTAGCAATTACTTACCATTAAAAGCTGGTTCGTATAACATTCAAATTTTTCAGGAAGGTGCAAATGCGAATAACGAAAAACCAGTAATTGAAAAAAGTATAGATGTACAAGCAGGTCAAAGTTATACTCTAGCAGGCATCGGTACATTGAATCAACTTGATTTGGTTGTGACAGGGGATCAACTGCAACCTGTAGAAGAGAAAGCGAAAGTAAGAGTCGCCAATCTTTCACCCGATGCTCCAAGTGTAGATATTGTAGCCGTACCTAATACTATTTTATTCGAAAATGTTAGTTTTCCTCAAGTAAGTGACTATTTAGAAGTAGATCCAGGAGAAGCGAGTATAGAAGTGCGCCCTACAGGCCGGACAGGCTCAGTTTACAAAATACCTAACCTTGAATTGGAAGAGGGAGGGGTCTATACTGCTATTGCTGTGGGGTTAGTTGAAGGTGAATCTGCTTTGGATTTTATACTTGTGAAAGATCAGGTTCGATAA
- a CDS encoding D-alanyl-D-alanine carboxypeptidase family protein, protein MKNPLLTVVVVSFVLLLFPATFQPVHADKPPGVHSEAVIVMDAATHEVLYEKNAHRTMYPASITKIITTILALENADLAEEVEVSFDAVNVTGSRVYLLEDEVLPLEQLLLGVMVSSGNDASIAVAEHLSGSVTEFADQMNQFVREKVGVENSHFKNPHGLFEAGHVTTAFDMAKISAYAMKNEQFREIVGTQMVEWEAEGWETTLYNHHELMRQNEEITGVKNGYVRKSGYTLVTSAEQDDTEVIVVTLNSNSRNQAFEDTSELLDYGLENYETQWLTFDDEELLLEHIYPEKMPVTTKKGEEIDYHVSEYGDVTITGENQRLVKEETLEERFLTNLPSYIIPDNQDEKLTKRSHQTGLWRWFIVSGFNHLTATKQ, encoded by the coding sequence ATGAAAAATCCACTATTAACTGTTGTAGTCGTCTCTTTTGTTCTACTTTTATTCCCAGCCACTTTTCAACCTGTTCATGCAGACAAACCACCAGGTGTTCATAGTGAAGCTGTCATTGTAATGGATGCTGCTACTCATGAAGTGCTATATGAGAAAAACGCTCATCGTACAATGTATCCAGCAAGTATCACGAAAATTATCACAACGATTCTTGCACTTGAAAATGCAGATCTTGCTGAAGAGGTCGAAGTCAGCTTTGATGCTGTGAATGTAACGGGCTCTAGAGTATATTTGTTGGAAGATGAGGTTCTCCCACTTGAACAACTGCTCTTAGGAGTAATGGTAAGTTCCGGAAATGATGCCTCCATTGCTGTCGCTGAACATCTGAGTGGGTCTGTAACAGAGTTTGCTGATCAGATGAATCAGTTTGTGCGTGAAAAAGTTGGCGTTGAGAACTCTCATTTTAAGAATCCTCATGGTCTCTTTGAAGCAGGACATGTGACAACAGCGTTTGATATGGCAAAAATAAGTGCTTATGCTATGAAAAATGAACAATTTCGTGAAATTGTAGGTACACAGATGGTAGAATGGGAAGCTGAGGGATGGGAGACGACTCTTTATAATCATCATGAATTAATGAGACAAAATGAAGAGATTACGGGTGTGAAAAATGGATATGTAAGGAAATCGGGATATACACTCGTTACATCTGCTGAACAGGATGACACAGAAGTGATCGTTGTTACGCTAAATTCCAATTCCAGAAATCAAGCATTTGAGGATACATCAGAACTGTTAGACTACGGACTCGAGAACTACGAAACGCAGTGGTTAACATTTGATGATGAAGAATTATTGCTCGAGCACATCTATCCAGAAAAAATGCCTGTTACAACAAAAAAAGGTGAAGAAATCGATTATCATGTGTCAGAATATGGTGATGTAACCATTACAGGGGAAAACCAGAGGCTAGTTAAGGAAGAGACTCTTGAAGAGCGGTTCTTAACGAATCTACCTTCCTATATTATTCCCGATAATCAGGATGAAAAATTAACTAAAAGATCACATCAAACAGGGCTTTGGCGATGGTTTATTGTAAGCGGATTTAATCACTTAACCGCTACAAAACAGTAG